The Prochlorococcus sp. MIT 1300 genome has a window encoding:
- a CDS encoding ABC transporter ATP-binding protein: MALNDFQRVRRLGLYLRKDRKSLIIILLILLPVAFAGAVQPLLVGQAISVLRGEPTFNWVSRFSDGNAIRTLVGMLFISVLLRLFLQGFQSYTIQSVGQRLTARIREELFSHSMALSLRFHDRMPVGKLLTRLTSDVDALAEVFGSGAVGVMADFVSLGVIASTMFFIEWRLGLLLLLTQVPVTAFILWLQKRYRNANYRVREELSQLNADFQENLQGIEVVQMFRRERLNAQRFGLTGRAYRNAVNGTIFYDSSISAFVEWVSLAAVAFVLALGGWMVTSGELGLGTLTTFVLYSQRLFEPLRQLAERFTQIQGGLTAVQRIGELLEEPLEIIDRPISTSIFPNNNELTTLGEVIFEDVSFSYRKDEPIIKQLNFKISPGEHVALVGPTGSGKTTVIRLLCRLYEPQTGRILLDGEDIRNIPMTELRMQLGVVLQDTFLFSGNVADNLRLDSAAEDEYLEKVCRELGLVPLLNRLPKGLKTELRERGGNLSSGERQLLAVARVAIRNPNVLVMDEATAFMDPSTEATLQRDLERLLERRTALVIAHRLATVEAADRILVLKGGRLIEEGTHQNLRKKGGLYSQLADLQERGLADL, translated from the coding sequence ATGGCTTTAAATGATTTTCAACGAGTGCGTCGGCTAGGCCTTTATCTTAGAAAGGACCGAAAAAGTCTTATCATAATTCTTTTGATTCTTCTGCCCGTTGCTTTCGCAGGAGCTGTTCAACCTCTTTTAGTGGGTCAGGCAATAAGTGTTTTGAGGGGAGAGCCAACTTTCAATTGGGTTAGCCGATTCTCTGATGGAAATGCAATAAGAACTTTGGTGGGAATGTTATTTATTTCTGTACTCCTTAGGCTCTTCCTTCAAGGCTTTCAAAGCTACACAATTCAGTCTGTTGGTCAAAGGTTAACCGCTCGTATTCGTGAAGAATTATTCTCTCACTCAATGGCTCTTTCATTGCGTTTTCATGACAGAATGCCTGTGGGAAAGTTGCTTACTAGATTGACTAGTGACGTAGATGCCTTAGCAGAAGTTTTTGGGAGTGGAGCTGTTGGAGTAATGGCTGATTTTGTCAGCCTTGGAGTAATTGCTTCCACAATGTTTTTTATTGAATGGAGGTTGGGCCTTCTTCTTTTGCTTACTCAAGTTCCGGTTACGGCTTTTATTTTGTGGTTGCAAAAACGCTATAGAAATGCCAATTATCGTGTTAGAGAAGAACTTTCTCAACTCAATGCAGATTTTCAGGAGAATCTTCAGGGAATTGAAGTTGTCCAGATGTTTCGTCGTGAAAGATTAAATGCACAAAGATTTGGTTTGACAGGAAGAGCTTATAGGAATGCAGTTAATGGAACAATCTTTTATGACAGCAGCATTTCTGCCTTTGTTGAATGGGTTTCTTTAGCTGCGGTTGCATTTGTATTGGCTTTAGGAGGTTGGATGGTTACTTCTGGCGAGTTGGGATTAGGAACTCTTACAACATTTGTACTTTATTCTCAAAGACTTTTTGAGCCATTAAGGCAACTTGCTGAAAGATTTACTCAGATTCAAGGTGGCTTGACTGCTGTTCAAAGAATAGGGGAATTACTTGAAGAGCCTCTAGAAATTATTGATAGGCCAATTTCTACCTCAATTTTTCCTAACAATAATGAATTGACTACTTTAGGTGAGGTCATATTTGAGGATGTTAGTTTTTCATATAGAAAAGATGAGCCTATTATTAAACAATTAAACTTCAAAATTTCACCCGGCGAGCATGTTGCTTTGGTAGGACCTACTGGCTCAGGTAAGACCACTGTTATTAGGTTGCTCTGCAGATTGTATGAACCTCAAACTGGCCGAATATTGCTTGATGGAGAAGATATTAGAAACATCCCAATGACAGAATTGAGAATGCAGCTTGGTGTGGTTTTACAGGACACTTTTCTTTTTAGTGGCAATGTTGCAGATAATTTGAGATTAGATTCAGCTGCTGAAGATGAATATCTTGAGAAGGTTTGTAGGGAATTGGGCTTAGTTCCATTATTAAACCGATTGCCTAAAGGACTTAAGACAGAGCTTAGAGAGAGAGGAGGTAACCTTTCTTCAGGGGAACGACAATTATTAGCTGTTGCAAGAGTGGCTATTCGAAATCCAAACGTACTTGTTATGGATGAAGCTACAGCCTTTATGGACCCTTCCACTGAAGCAACGCTTCAGAGAGATCTAGAGAGACTTCTTGAACGGAGAACAGCACTAGTAATCGCTCATCGTCTTGCAACTGTTGAGGCAGCTGATCGCATTCTTGTCCTTAAAGGAGGCAGGCTTATTGAGGAGGGGACACATCAAAATTTACGTAAGAAG